A window of the Lactuca sativa cultivar Salinas chromosome 5, Lsat_Salinas_v11, whole genome shotgun sequence genome harbors these coding sequences:
- the LOC111881866 gene encoding probable glycosyltransferase At3g42180, giving the protein MAAATKFLIILTILSLSVLVPDGSPINETQSALSLSSLQDDGESKVKENDITLARIEEQLAKARGKIRNAIVKRSFTSSPKDRSLFPKRTVYKNPFAFFQSHTEMMKTFKIWTYKEGDAPLMHDGPMKLVYSIEGDFIEEMEREGNPIVANHPDEAHAFFIPLSVTNIVHYLFTPEEAWGFRERMQAILEDYIKVIAEKYPYWNRSNGADHFYVSCHDWGPVVSTGNPKLFKNFIRVLCNANSSEGFDPSRDVSMTESTAPFNNIPVVSSGHSPYNRSIFAFFAGGIHGDVRKRLFEHWGNNEDKDIQVYNYLPKGENHTEWLSKSKYCLSPSGYEVATSRLTEAIYVGCVPVIIKKNYVIPYNDVLDWSQFSVQVPVDDIPNLKKILQDIPFSKYLEMQKRLIEVQRHFAVNIPAKPFDVFHMIFHSVWLRRLNVRLLKS; this is encoded by the exons ATGGCGGCTGCTACCAAATTCCTTATCATATTAACTATACTTTCGCTTTCTGTTCTTGTACCGGATGGATCTCCAATAAATGAAACCCAAAGTGCTCTTTCTTTGTCCAGTTTGCAAGATGATGGTGAATCCAAAGTCAAA GAAAATGACATTACATTGGCAAGAATCGAAGAACAGTTAGCTAAGGCAAGAGGCAAAATCCGCAATGCAATTGTTAAGAGGAGCTTTACATCGTCTCCtaaagataggagtttattccccAAACGAACCGTCTACAAGAATCCATTTGCCTTTTTTCA GAGTCATACGGAGATGATGAAGAcattcaagatatggacttataAGGAAGGAGATGCCCCCTTGATGCATGATGGTCCAATGAAACTTGTATACAGTATCGAGGGTGATTTCATCGAGGAGATGGAGAGAGAAGGAAATCCGATAGTGGCTAACCATCCAGATGAAGCACATGCTTTCTTTATCCCTTTAAGTGTAACCAACATTGTTCACTACCTTTTTACGCCTGAGGAAGCCTGGGGTTTTCGTGAACGGATGCAAGCAATACTCGAAGACTACATTAAGGTGATTGCAGAAAAGTATCCTTACTGGAACCGTAGCAATGGAGCTGATCACTTCTATGTATCATGTCATGATTGG GGTCCAGTTGTTTCAACAGGAAACCCTAAACTCTTTAAGAATTTCATAAGAGTGCTTTGTAATGCCAACAGCTCCGAAGGTTTTGATCCAAGTCGTGATGTGTCGATGACAGAAAGTACAGCGCCATTCAACAATATCCCAGTCGTAAGTAGTGGCCACTCACCTTATAATCGTTCAATCTTCGCATTCTTTGCGGGTGGTATACATGGTGATGTAAGAAAACGTTTGTTCGAACATTGGGGAAACAATGAAGATAAAGACATTCAAGTTTACAATTACCTTCCAAAAGGAGAAAATCACACTGAATGGTTGAGCAAAAGTAAGTACTGCTTAAGTCCTAGCGGATATGAAGTTGCAACCTCTAGGTTAACAGAAGCAATCTATGTGGGATGTGTTCCAGTAATCATCAAGAAGAATTACGTTATACCATATAATGATGTGTTGGATTGGAGTCAGTTTTCAGTACAAGTGCCTGTAGACGATATTCCAAATCTCAAAAAGATTTTGCAAGACATCCCTTTTTCCAAGTATTTGGAAATGCAAAAAAGGTTAATCGAAGTGCAAAGACATTTTGCAGTTAATATTCCAGCTAAACCTTTTGATGTCTTTCACATGATTTTTCATTCTGTATGGCTTAGAAGACTTAATGTTCGATTGTTGAAATCTTGA